Sequence from the Triplophysa rosa linkage group LG22, Trosa_1v2, whole genome shotgun sequence genome:
ATGAATGTGATCAGTTGTAACTAATGTAGAACATCATCTTTTAAGAtgaaatgtttatgtttgaaTCATATCGTATCAATGAATttccaatatacagtatgtggaaatatgttttattatatgcagtaataaaacagAAGTAGTATTAGCAAGGTTCTAATATATTTAAAGACACAGTGTTACACATCATCTAAACCAAAGATATGGAAAATCTATACAATGTTAAGTATCATTACTTACATAACACGACTGTTGACACAACAACTTGGAAAAAAACATGTCTTTGAAAAAACATGTAAGAAAACCGGGCATGCATTCACAAAGTCTATCTTCTCCACATGTAATGATTCTCTCTCAGATGTTCTGTCCATTTAGAAAGTTTGAAAAGATCAGAAAAAGTCACTTCACTGACATGTAGCCTTGCCTTTTAACAGCAATTAAACTGCCCCGGACTTCTTGACAAGTCATTTAATTGATATACAGGACCTTTAACAGAGGTTGACATGCAGGACAAACCACACTCTCCCAATTACCCCGAATGGCATAAGTCATTTATCTAATGTGTATAATATTCATTAATGGGTTGCAGTGACGATGCCTATTAAATGTGACTTTTAAAGCCAaagtgtttttatgacattatcACAAGACCACAGTACCATGTTCAAGTTCAAGAGGAAACACAATGGTTGTTttgctgccatctagtggtcaaGTATGATATCTTAAACATCCATAATATcaagttttacatttattttgctcAGGTTTAAATTAGTTTTTGATGTTCTTGGTTGCATCAGACACGAATCAATGAGTATTCATCTTATCAGCTGTTATTCCTCCGCAGTGTTAGTACACGGTGTGGACTGTTCATCTGAGCTGCTGCGATCCAAAATAATTTCTTCTCCGACTGCTGGTCCAATCTCagaatatccaaaatccttagTGTCTTCTGCTGCTGCTGAGTTCTGATTGGCCTCTCGTGGCTTAATGAAGTCTGTGTAGACATATGGCAAAAGAGACACCTCAGTGCCAGGTACTTCCTAAAACAGAAATAGTAAAGTGGACATAtgctattatttatattaagtaACAATTCTAAAATGATTACAAAtttatagtaataataattaattgtaATAGTTTGTCTCTTTATGGACTTTGTCAATTAGGCCTACCTGATAAATTCCAAGATCAATGTCAACATCCTCTGTGAAGAATATTGTACATTGAGATTGTATTAGAACATAATTCATAacatattgttattttttggacTGTTGGCTATAATGTTTATATACCTTCTGTAGTTCTGTCATCTTCTCTTCTGTGACCTACAACACAATTCACAACATCGCACAATGCATTTCCCACTTATGTACACGATAGATTAAGTAAGCAGTAATTGTTATAGTTATAAAGAATATGTAGACTAGAGAGTTTTTAAGGGACTACCTCTTGTATTTCCGTCTTGTTTTGTGTCTTGTCTGTGAACTTGAcctgaaaacatttaaaactgaaCTGTAGAGATTATACGATACTAAGATGTATAAAACAGAAGTCTAGATGAATGTGATTTATGAAtattgaaagtgacctatttgtcagttatggtgacccataaccaaaatgtgacctctgcatttaacccatccagtgagtcgtgaacacacacacctggagcagtgggcagctatcactgcatcGCCCGGGGGGCAAACAGCAgttaggtgccttgctcaagggcatgTCAGTCGCTACCTgctggccctgagaatcgaactgGTGACCTTCTGGttacgagtccgactctctaaccactaggccacaATTGCCTCATAAATTCATAATTTAATTGTGTAAGAAGTCATTCTTACTGTGACGGTATTTGTTAATGCCATAGAACACACTAATACACAGTCCCAAAATGCCTAGTGCGAGTCCACTCCAAAGGAAAATCTGGATAGCCTGGTGTCGGTTGCTGTTAGCATCATGTTCTTggtaaaatgttgtgttttcacCTAGACAGAAAAACAGAGTAATACGTTGCATAACACTTTTCCTCTGGACAATCTTGATATTTATGCAACTTTTCTGCTTAGCCTTACAAAATGTCTCTATATTTAAAGCACTTTCTctaaatgctgggttgtttaatTGGATAAAATATGAACATTAAGTTTTATTCCTGGTCTTCTAAATAAAATATCACACTTACCGTTTGTGGAACATTCCTCACTGATAATGTAAATTTgtgtttcagatttttcatatgaatttgttGCCACACAACTGTATTGTCCATAATCTAAATTGGTTATATTGCTGATGTGTAGAGTCTGGTTGCTGAATGAGTGTCTGTTGTCCCTTTGAATTGGAGAATCTTCTCTCATCCACATTATATCTGTATATGTCCCGCTCACTTTACACGTGAGAGACACAGATGTGTTGTTGTAACTCCAGGATACAACAATTCCTGTTGCATTTAATGGGTCTTAAAGTAAAATGTGTtgtgaacaaaatgaaaaaacagcAATGAGATCAGTGTAAATTGTATAGGAAATTACATATGAATTAGCAGGACGATATTTTTGActtacataaaatatttaatacaaaGATGAAGCTTTTTGTTGCAGAGTTATTTGTAACAATAGTTTCCTTGAATACTCCTTCAACCTGTGCTGTCACATTTTCCAAAATGAGGCTGTTATTGTTTAAATAGAAATGAGCTTTACCACAGCATTTTCTGTAGACTATTTCTGAActgttttgtttacaaaatcTAAGACAAAGACATGATTTGTTCAGATTGGTCCATTCCACTTCCTTCAAGGAATCAACAGTTTGTTGATCAAGTTTTTCTCCTGTCAGCTCAACTCGGTTGTATAAACCCGTCTGGACTGTGACTGCCAACAGATCTATCGCTGTCAAATCAAATGTTTATCTCATTACACAACAAATACACATAAATATTCCAACAGTGTACAGTGAAACATgatgtgtacagtatatctacCTATTTCAATATTTTCTGATCTTAGTAACAAATGCATTAATAgttaaaagaacacaaaaagcaAATGAAAAGGATCAACCACACTCACCAAAAGCAGCGAAAAGAAACAGCCATACATAAATGTTACATCCAGGCATTGTGACTTAAGACTTGGTTAAAGACTAAGTCTTGTTCTTATCCAtctaaattaaaattttaacatcatttgttttaataataaaaccaaaAGCACCATAAAAAGAATCTAGATGGTCTGCTTGCGATGCACTTCACTCACACTCTAACAAATGAAACTGTTGCCCCAGAATCACTAACCACTTCAAACCACAACAGGAAAAAATTGTGTAAAAGGGTAAGACAAAGGTGAGAGCAAGTCTGTTCTTATTCTTATTAAGATCATCtcaatatttaatatacagctgcggaaaagattttactatttttattaatttactatttataggtatgtttaggtaaaataattgttttagttgcattctgtgaactactaacaacatatttacaaaatttcaagtaaaaatattgtttctatttgcatttatttgcagaaaatttaaactggagaaacacgtcaaaataacaaaaaaatgctctgtattttttcagacctcaaatactgcaaagaaaagttcatattcacttttaagcaatacaacagtaatatttgtacgtttttaggaaaagttcaaaccttcaaaaaaaatatatatatatatattcatgtttcatgctgtcagtctttcagaTTGCTGTTTGATTGTGTTTAAATTCaatagacactggactggaatggccacaattgTGATAAAGCTTGTGTTGGGATATTGAATTGTATCAGTATGATGACAAGAGGTCTAGACGTTAAATGGCCaatatatttgttaatataTGTTGCAAAAGCAACAAGATGTTGACATACTAGCAGACACATGTAATTACTTATTTGAGttaaataagtctaaataagtcTTTATTAAACATTGTTACAACCCTGCTAATAGTTGCTTTTAAGACATGTGGTGAAAACAGGATGTAAGAAAATAGGCCATGCCCAAAATGTCAAGACAGTCATTTCAGTCCAAAGTGAGTCTTTCTAATTCAGCCGTGGCTGTATGCGAAGCTGATGGCGTGTCAGACTTCTGGCCTTCTATAGATTTAAAGTGCTTGAGGGAAAAACAATAAGACCAACAATAATAAAACCggttaaacatttaaaacacacaaacttaaACGTTTTAAACCATTTGTTTTACTGAACATGAACAAATGTtgcataataatataataatgatcATTTATAGGATctgaaacatattttaaaaaatgtaattgtctaACCTGCGAGTTTTTGAATTCAGAGTAGAGTGTGAACAGGACGTGGAGCGAGTGAATTCTGTTCTTGTACACGGGTATGTCCAATATCCCTAAGAGGTAACACAttcaataaagaaaaaaaacacaagcaaTAAACacgtaaatgtaacaaatattcAATGAACCAACTTACCACAAATAATGTCGACATACTCTGCCAAACTACAATCAATATCTGCTGTGGGCAGATTCACCTGGTGAACGGACGGGAAAATATAGATGAACACTTGAATTTATAGTAAGAAAATTCAACAAAACTTATTTTGGCTGAAAGCTAACCTTTCCCAAAAGTTCCTCAAATTCAGATGGCCACTCTTGCATCAGACTGTCGATGTCCGGCATTGCTCTGTCGTAACACCCAAGAGTCGAGTTACAAAACTACTTCTCGCATTGGGTTTAGAGTAGAACAAGTTTAAGATCTTGCCTGGTGTAGTGTACAGTAGCTGGAGGTTTTGACCGATGCAGTTCACTAATGCTCTCGATCCAGTTGTCTATGGCTTTGGGGTTTCTTTCTGGGTTTTCTATGCTCTTAACCTTCACTTCCTGTGCAAGAGATGTAAATCACAATCTCAATCCTCTGATCAATATCTTTGCTGTACTGTATATCCATGTCAGATGGTGTTTCAATatactgagtgtgtgtgtgttgtctcaCAGTGACATTGTGTTGTTTGCTGTTCTCCGACAGCCAGAGGGAAAGCACTGTGGGGTCTGACTGTTTAGTGCACGGCTCATCCAGAACTAGAAGACCCAGATTATCTGGTTTGCCATCCGGTCGTGGTACCTgcacatcaaataaaacaacGAAACTGAACTAGATTCAACATTCAAAGATCAAACATTCAGGTCTGAGAAGAAGAGTGACATACTTTGAGGAAAGCATCAATGTCTCCCACAGCCGGAATAAAGTCAGGGATAAACGGCTTCAGTTTGTGGTCAAGTTCTATCGTCTGTGGGGTGTATCTTAAGGAAACAGTCACATGTAACAGTAAGCACCCATTGaaatttgactgaaataacaCTGGGTACATATTTGCAAATTTCCTGCTTCATGCTTGTACGGATAAAAATGTTAGATGTGTGAAGTTGTGGTGTGTCATTTGCTCACCGTGTGATGTACTGAAACAGCTCTTTAATCTCTGCTGTTACAGGAAGATGATCATAATCGGCAGGATCATATGCGCTGTGAGAAATcaagcacacatactgtacgctcccattattattttaacacaaGTTGAAGTAATTGCTCTTAGCTCTTACTATTATCTAAAAATACATGACTTATATTTCCAACTCTTTCTGCAGCAAACAATCTGATAAATATATGACATCGAACTGTAAACAATATGTAAGATAGTAGCAGTTATATCTCAAACAAGCTGTCCTACCCTTCTGGAGCAGATCCAGGCTCCCCTTCCTCTTCATCAGACTCTGTATCATcagaatcatcatcatcatcttcgtcgtcatcctcctcttcctcatcttcatcctcctcctcgTTTTCATTAGTACCACGAGAACCAGGTGGCTCTTTTTTTCTCTGCTGTTAGGATAAGCACTGGTCAAACTTCAATCCATTCATTCTTTATCTAATAATAAACTAGTGGACTTGAATTAGCCTTACCTTTGTATCATCTTCTAGTTTACTACCAGTGTAACTGGCCATGGTGCTCTGCTTCTGCCTCCCTGCCCTCCTGGAAACTGTATTTAAGAAACGTTggttacagtatataaaactgTTGACAAatgtaataattaaataaagaagtAGTAAACAATGGGTTTTACCAATCTGTCGTGGGGTTGGTGTGTGTACACTGTCCGCGTCGTCCGCGTTTACGTCAAAACTTTCGTCGTATGGTTGGTTGGATGTCAGTTGGATCTTTCACAGTGAAGAGTACATTTAGCGTTATATTTActcgatttttaataaaactacaGTCCACTTTAATTACCTGCGGCACCATAATAACTGTCATGCCTTTAAATGTTGTCTAGGTAATCGGCTCACTCACTAGGTTTAAAATAATAAGACAACTAGCTACCTAGCTTATAGGGCATAGTAGCACACAAAACGAGCATGTAACatgtaaatgttaataattTTCGAAACGATACGAATTCAATATGTGGAAaacatttcatcatttaaagCAAAATCCGACGTAAAGAACATGTAACGTTACTGCGTTGATACAGTTACAGGAATGTGCCGTCAGCGGGGAAGAAAATAAATCTGAGGTATTGCTTAGataaacattttacaacaaaaattGCCATCATAATTAGCATATTAAGCATGTTGTCACATGCGTCGTGGTATCAAGGATCTTGTTTCTAACTGAAGACATTTGCGTGATGATAACAAACCTTTTGTCGCTCGGACCTCTCCATGAAAACACGGTGTATGGTTTCCAAGGAAACTGTTCTCGCGAGACTTTCAGCGGAAGCGCGAGGATGACGTGGCTCCGCGGTCAGCAGATGAAAACGAAATATGCAGTGTTGAGTGTGTAAAATAAACGTGATATAAAAGTTTGTATGTAATAAAAAACGCATTTGGtaattgaaatgtttaaaattacGTTTCATTGCAAGTGTAATATCGTATTGTGTGCGCATGTTATATGGTTAAACTTTTCTTTAACGTTACTAAAGGTTGAGCATTAAtctgaattttgtttatttcagttCATTGTAAATGTCTAAGGCGGTTACAGCACTGATTCAGACACAATTGTGGCGATACGGATGAACTCTAATGCAGGATGTGGTTTTCAGATACTTTCCATGCTGGTTCAGCCTTTTAGCTCAACTTTCATCTAGTTTACAGTCCGAACCAttgtgttttgctttaaagCTGCATTTTTGTATAGAAAAGACAGTAATGTGTAAATTTGTACGattctttaaaaacatgacaagtTTCTCAATAAATTCAAGAGATGGATATATAACAAAGTCAACagtaacatgttttttatttagtaatgACAAACATACAGGGAAATGATTCTATTGGTATTATTCTGAATGAGTAAGGGTTTCcgatatatttaataaaatatcataCATAAATTAAGTGCTGCAGATAATAGTTGACTTACAGACTTGACAGCCTTAAAAACATGCGCCAAGTTTTTGTTCAGTATTTCTACACCCCCAAAAGTCCCGTTGTGTCTGTTTCCTTTCATTTCGATCTTATCTTGCACACTAACGTTAGATGGAGTGGTCTTGCAAAAGCTGCCATCCTGCTCTTCACTTTTCAACCCATGTGTGACACCGACAACACATGGACAAACAATTACTGAAAATTTGTCCCAAGAGCACTAGTATAAAGCTGTCTCTGGACCAGCTTTACTTTTTGCACCGAGACCATTATAGAAGGTCAGATATCTGACCCCAAATCAGTATTTCTAATTCCAGTTCAGCTTTCAAGCATGCCTCTTAGTATTAATGAGCAGATCTCTGTTGAATTCAGCATCTAGATTCACAGCGCCGCTCTTGCCTCCGGGAGGATCTGTTATCAGAGTGAGTTTGTTGAACACTCCACGGCCAAAATAGTCAGCGACCACCGAGAAGCCATCGTTGGAAGATTTCAACTATGAGTGAGGAAAAAAGATTCAATGACTAAACTATCACTTGCATTACAGCTTACATATAAGAGACAATAGTTTACTAACACTGGCAAAGTAGCTGTTTAGTTTATGGTCTtaacatttttatacaaattaCTGTTTTCAAGCCATGGATTCGTTCTGGAATGTTTGGATTTTATAGAAGGTCAGTTTTTCATCTATGAGTCACATAATGTCTGTTATTTGCAATATTTGGAGCCTTTGTTTTGTTCGTACATATTGTCATGTCTCATGAATTCGTAAGCCAAGAAGTTAAGCCAAAATTCAAAATGTTGGAAATCCAAAGTGCCGTTTTATCACCCCTTAGATTTCAGAGGGAAACCATGGCAAATGAACTAAAATGATGTTATGATTGAAGAGTTCTGTGGTTGTTGACACTAGCAACTTtgttacaaatgttttttaaaaagcaggAGGAAAATGAGCACCTGTCTATTGAAATGGTCGTGAAGATCTCGTTTCTGATCTTGTGCACGCAGCATGTCCATGACCTTCCTGTTTTCAGGGGTGCAGGTGGGACACTCGGCCTCACTCTCAGCGAAGCTCTCCAAGCAGTGCTGGTGGAACGAGTGGCCGCACAGGAAGTGCACAGAAGGCAACTCTAGTGGGCTGTTGCACATGCTGCACTTGGTCTTTTGGAAAATCTTTGCACTGAATGAGCAAGAATatcaattttcaattttttttgatAAACCTCTGGGACTTACAGAAATACAGTGAGTaatgtctaactgtgtctcaaaaGACCCCTATCAGGGACTATTGTGGAACAGTAACCACATGACAGCAACTGGATACAAGGCTCACCAAGATTTGAGTTCCTGGATCTCAGCTCGCAGATGGGCTGTCTCCTCTCTGTACTGTCGAATCTTTTTTTCATCTTCTTCAATCTGCCGGGTCTCCCTCTCTAGTTTATTTATCAAATAGTCTTTTATGACTGACAGAGAGGCTGTGGAGTTATGGGCCAAAGTCTGCACCACTGTAGTCAAAAAGAGTTAGATTTTAATTATGTTTAACAATATggaatatattacatttttatgaacTGGAGTTCATCAGGATCAACATTATTGTACCATGTTGAACTGGTGCATAGCAGTGACAGAGAAATTcagtaagaaaatattttccacttttaaataaaaagtaaggTGCATTGGGGCAGTCACAGTAATGCACTGGATGTAAATGTCACAGTAAAGTAAAACAGTCAGGGGCCAAGATCCTTCTACATCAGGACCGAAAGCAGCATGTGTTAAACATTTAGGCAGTTAAGTTTCGACGTGTGAAAACCACAAACGAACTAAAATCAACCTTTTGAACTTTGTGAAATGGAGAAGTCAGAAGCACTTTCTTCTTACCCAGAAGTGGAGGCATCAGGTTATTTTGATCGATGTGCTGCAGTACTTCGCTGATGTAAGCTTTGCAGTTTTCTTCTTtgcgtgcaaagtagcctagTGCCTGTTCCCACAAACACGCCTCCTTGTCACCATAACGCTTACAGGCCTCTACAACTTTTCCATATTCTTCGTTCTGCATGTGGTAATGCATGATCTGCTGGTATCTACAGAGAAGCCCAGTTCAGTCACTATGAAGTATTCACTTTCATTAGATAATTTAGAAGATGTAATGTCATGAAAGgaatagatcacccaaaaatgaaaattctctcatttactcaccctcagattgttccaaacctgtatacatttctttgttctgctaaacacaaaggaagacgtttggaagaatgtcagtaaccaaacagatctcattccctattgactcccatagtatttattttctctactatggcagtaaatgggggatcaGATCTCTTactggttactgacattcttcgaaatatcttcttttgtgttcagcaaaacaaagaaatgatacaggtttggaacaatctgagggtcagtaaatgatgacagaattttcctttttgggtgaactatccctttaaatatgagTGAAATACAGTCTAATGGActactttttttctttatatatcCGGGGGGGGTGGAAATTGGGCAGAGATTTCTATCTTTTTCTATGAAATGGCCTCCAAACGTTATGCACACTtcatacattcatttttttaacttaaaaaaagtaAGTTTATTACTTAGGGaataaactgaaaaatgtaaagtaattttttttaaataagtaaactataaaataaaataaattcaacgTAAATGCtatcataaaacataaataaataaataaaatgacaaaagacaaTTGCTAAAActgctaaaaataaaacaaaaatgaacaaaaactaaactaaaaataaaagctagttcaaaatataaatgaaactacaataaaactgaaaacaaaactataataactctgactTTAATTGCATGCCAAGGGTGCTTTCAAATCTATAATTGTTGCTAGAAAAACACTGTTTCTTTTCTGAATTAGTAAGAGAAAAGACAGTCACGCACAGCATGCCCTTTTCATAAAGGTACAGCACTCCTTCTTTAAAGTTGTGCATTTGGCAGAGGACCAGGGCCTTGTCAAACACGGTGTTGTCACTCCTCAGCAGAGACAATGCTGCCTCCTGCAGGACTCTCTTTTTCTGCCAGACAATGAGACAAAGACGTTTTCATCAGTCATTTGCAGAGCTCTTTGGACATTCCCAAACATGCCTAgcaataaatacatgttttaccTCTGGATCCTGCTCGTGTGCCCAGTCCTGCAGTCTGAGCTCGAGAAGAGTGTCATAAACCCCCTCGGGAGAGAGCGGATCCACCTCTATCATGTGTTCTAGGAACGCTCGCAACTCCCGTGGGTTATTGGCAAAGACAGGGATGAACTCTTCGGGATTGGCCTGGGATTTGTCAGTGTCAGAACAAAGAGGAATGAAAGAAAATCTTGAGCTCACTATGTTCTTCAGTATATTTTATCAGGATGACACTAATATCACTTCAATTGAATTACCTTTCCCGCTGTC
This genomic interval carries:
- the ift46 gene encoding intraflagellar transport protein 46 homolog isoform X1 gives rise to the protein MPGCNIYVWLFLFAAFAIDLLAVTVQTGLYNRVELTGEKLDQQTVDSLKEVEWTNLNKSCLCLRFCKQNSSEIVYRKCCGKAHFYLNNNSLILENVTAQVEGVFKETIVTNNSATKSFIFVLNILYPLNATGIVVSWSYNNTSVSLTCKVSGTYTDIMWMREDSPIQRDNRHSFSNQTLHISNITNLDYGQYSCVATNSYEKSETQIYIISEECSTNGENTTFYQEHDANSNRHQAIQIFLWSGLALGILGLCISVFYGINKYRHSQVHRQDTKQDGNTRGHRREDDRTTEEDVDIDLGIYQEVPGTEVSLLPYVYTDFIKPREANQNSAAAEDTKDFGYSEIGPAVGEEIILDRSSSDEQSTPCTNTAEE
- the ift46 gene encoding intraflagellar transport protein 46 homolog isoform X2, encoding MPGCNIYVWLFLFAAFAIDLLAVTVQTGLYNRVELTGEKLDQQTVDSLKEVEWTNLNKSCLCLRFCKQNSSEIVYRKCCGKAHFYLNNNSLILENVTAQVEGVFKETIVTNNSATKSFIFVLNILYPLNATGIVVSWSYNNTSVSLTCKVSGTYTDIMWMREDSPIQRDNRHSFSNQTLHISNITNLDYGQYSCVATNSYEKSETQIYIISEECSTNGENTTFYQEHDANSNRHQAIQIFLWSGLALGILGLCISVFYGINKYRHSQVHRQDTKQDGNTRGHRREDDRTTEEDVDIDLGIYQTSLSHERPIRTQQQQKTLRILDILRLDQQSEKKLFWIAAAQMNSPHRVLTLRRNNS
- the ift46 gene encoding intraflagellar transport protein 46 homolog isoform X3, coding for MERSERQKIQLTSNQPYDESFDVNADDADSVHTPTPRQIVSRRAGRQKQSTMASYTGSKLEDDTKQRKKEPPGSRGTNENEEEDEDEEEEDDDEDDDDDSDDTESDEEEGEPGSAPEGAYDPADYDHLPVTAEIKELFQYITRYTPQTIELDHKLKPFIPDFIPAVGDIDAFLKVPRPDGKPDNLGLLVLDEPCTKQSDPTVLSLWLSENSKQHNVTEVKVKSIENPERNPKAIDNWIESISELHRSKPPATVHYTRAMPDIDSLMQEWPSEFEELLGKVNLPTADIDCSLAEYVDIICGILDIPVYKNRIHSLHVLFTLYSEFKNSQHFKSIEGQKSDTPSASHTATAELERLTLD